Proteins encoded by one window of Clostridium bornimense:
- a CDS encoding NEAT domain-containing protein encodes MKIFDKIRGLILGIFAVILTFSFSNVVYGSEEVESGIYELKNSVYHESDVGMSMARSYLDETMQVKITKSEVVFTIGFSGTAYMNNYRIAIDGAEVPVEIVEENSEAGTIKLQVKASSKDVDMKAKIYVDPMGRDVEFSVIPDYENMTLIEAIEEEPTVEETVNNEESNNNEEDEAVVAEEENSEVAEKSNSTLTVVIIAAIVVIAIGVVALKVKLKK; translated from the coding sequence ATGAAGATTTTTGATAAAATAAGAGGTTTAATTTTAGGAATTTTTGCAGTAATATTAACGTTTAGTTTTTCTAATGTAGTTTATGGAAGTGAAGAAGTTGAAAGTGGAATATATGAATTAAAAAATAGTGTTTATCATGAATCTGATGTAGGAATGTCTATGGCTAGAAGTTACTTAGATGAAACTATGCAGGTAAAGATTACAAAATCAGAAGTAGTATTTACTATTGGTTTTTCAGGAACAGCGTACATGAATAATTATAGAATAGCTATTGACGGTGCAGAGGTTCCTGTGGAGATAGTAGAAGAGAATAGTGAAGCTGGTACTATAAAGTTACAGGTAAAAGCATCTTCTAAAGATGTGGACATGAAAGCAAAGATATATGTTGATCCAATGGGAAGAGATGTAGAATTTTCTGTAATTCCTGATTATGAAAATATGACTTTGATAGAAGCGATTGAGGAAGAACCTACTGTTGAAGAGACTGTTAATAATGAAGAAAGTAACAATAATGAAGAAGATGAAGCAGTAGTTGCAGAAGAGGAGAATAGTGAGGTTGCAGAGAAATCAAATAGCACATTAACTGTTGTTATTATAGCTGCAATAGTAGTAATAGCTATTGGTGTTGTGGCATTAAAAGTTAAATTGAAAAAGTAG
- the isdE gene encoding heme ABC transporter substrate-binding protein IsdE has protein sequence MKYKKISSLLIAVLTSISLVGCGNNSGKEAENSTGGVVATSVAVTEILDALGVDIIGVPTTSYELPESTKGATEVGNPMSPDLEIIKSLNPSVVVSVDTLGSDYINLFKENNIPSEFVSLESLDGLKNAIDTLGTRFDKKDKADELISTIEEKENSFKNLENGEGNDVLVLFAAPGSTMIATPKSYIGSLVEIVGGNNIVQDDTSSFVTYSKEEISKLNPDKVLVMIHAMPDETKSALEKEIKSDAAWQSIEAIKNNNIVYLDNTYFGMSANLRVVEGLDILREIVAGE, from the coding sequence ATGAAATATAAAAAAATAAGTAGTCTACTTATAGCAGTTTTAACATCAATTTCGTTAGTTGGATGTGGCAATAATAGTGGTAAAGAAGCTGAAAATTCAACAGGTGGGGTCGTAGCTACATCGGTAGCAGTTACTGAAATTTTAGATGCTTTAGGGGTAGATATAATAGGGGTACCTACTACATCTTATGAATTGCCTGAAAGTACAAAGGGAGCTACAGAAGTAGGGAACCCTATGAGTCCAGATTTAGAGATTATTAAATCTTTAAATCCTAGTGTTGTAGTGTCTGTAGATACGTTAGGTTCTGATTATATAAATCTTTTTAAGGAAAATAATATTCCAAGTGAGTTTGTATCTCTTGAAAGTTTAGATGGGTTAAAAAATGCTATAGATACTTTAGGTACACGTTTTGATAAAAAGGATAAAGCAGATGAGCTGATAAGTACTATAGAAGAGAAGGAAAATAGTTTTAAGAATTTAGAAAATGGTGAGGGGAATGATGTTCTTGTACTTTTTGCAGCACCAGGATCTACAATGATAGCTACACCAAAGTCTTATATAGGTAGCTTAGTGGAGATAGTGGGTGGTAATAATATAGTACAAGATGATACTAGTTCTTTTGTAACTTATAGTAAGGAAGAAATATCAAAGTTAAATCCGGATAAAGTTTTAGTTATGATTCATGCTATGCCAGATGAAACAAAGTCAGCATTAGAAAAAGAGATTAAGAGTGATGCAGCATGGCAAAGTATAGAGGCTATAAAAAATAACAATATTGTATACTTAGATAATACTTATTTTGGAATGAGCGCAAATCTTAGAGTCGTAGAAGGTTTAGATATATTAAGAGAGATAGTTGCTGGAGAATAG
- a CDS encoding FecCD family ABC transporter permease, translated as MKKKRLIFIIASLIFLIAMIVVSLKLGSLEVTYSELIKGILLGSNEGNVGIIKDLRMPRVIIAVLIGANLSIAGVLLQAVIRNPLADPYITGISSGACAVTVFFMVFVPGVITLRPLFGFLGGLISCTIVYFMAFNKGLSPIRIVLAGAACNALLGGFSSMFTISAGLGSANIQKWIMGSLATVTWNNVFILVVYSIIGIVSALLLSGKCNILMLGSKNAKSLGVNADLYMILVTLAAVFLASISTAIAGVVSFVGLVVPHICRIIVGSDHKYLIPFSGVMGAILVLFSDTIGRVIMAPYEIPVGVVTAIIGAPFFLYLLKRSDLK; from the coding sequence ATGAAGAAAAAAAGATTAATATTTATTATAGCATCGTTAATATTTTTAATAGCAATGATAGTGGTATCTTTAAAATTGGGTAGCTTAGAGGTTACTTATAGTGAGCTTATTAAAGGTATACTATTAGGTAGTAATGAAGGAAATGTAGGTATAATTAAAGATTTAAGAATGCCAAGGGTAATTATTGCAGTATTAATAGGTGCAAATCTATCTATAGCAGGGGTATTATTGCAAGCGGTAATAAGAAATCCGTTGGCGGATCCATATATAACAGGAATATCTTCAGGTGCTTGTGCTGTAACGGTATTTTTTATGGTATTTGTACCAGGGGTTATAACATTAAGACCGCTATTTGGATTTTTAGGTGGATTAATAAGTTGTACTATTGTATATTTTATGGCCTTTAATAAAGGGCTATCACCTATAAGAATAGTTTTAGCAGGTGCTGCTTGTAATGCATTATTAGGTGGATTTTCTTCAATGTTTACTATTAGTGCCGGACTTGGCTCTGCAAATATTCAAAAGTGGATAATGGGGAGTTTGGCTACAGTAACATGGAATAATGTATTTATATTAGTTGTTTACTCAATTATAGGTATTGTATCAGCATTATTATTAAGTGGAAAATGTAATATATTAATGCTAGGAAGCAAAAATGCTAAAAGTTTAGGGGTAAATGCTGATTTATATATGATATTAGTAACATTGGCAGCGGTATTTTTGGCTAGTATATCAACAGCTATAGCAGGAGTTGTGTCATTTGTTGGACTAGTTGTACCGCATATTTGTAGAATAATAGTTGGCTCAGACCATAAATATTTAATTCCTTTTAGTGGAGTTATGGGAGCAATACTAGTATTGTTTTCAGATACTATTGGAAGAGTTATTATGGCACCATATGAAATACCAGTGGGAGTAGTTACTGCTATAATAGGAGCACCATTCTTTTTATATTTACTAAAAAGGAGTGACTTAAAATGA
- a CDS encoding ABC transporter ATP-binding protein: MIKGNGIKFTYEKNKSFIENLDVNIEEGKVTTILGPNGSGKSTLLSILCGLNKIIHGEVWINDKNIKKLNYKALAKEIATVHQQNSVPEDITVEELVSYGRTPHKTYYRGNDDEDTKIVQWAIEKTGLESLRNKAVMSMSGGERQRVFIAMALAQKSKVLFLDEPTTYLDIYHQMEILELVKELNEEYNLTVVMVLHDINQAMKYSDNIIIMKKGKIVDYGKATEVINMKLLNDVYNIGGFIGEHEGEKYFIPLKL; this comes from the coding sequence ATGATAAAGGGAAATGGTATAAAGTTTACTTATGAGAAAAATAAATCATTTATAGAAAACTTAGATGTAAATATAGAAGAAGGAAAAGTTACTACAATACTTGGTCCAAATGGTAGTGGAAAGTCCACATTATTAAGTATACTTTGTGGATTAAATAAAATAATTCATGGAGAAGTGTGGATAAACGATAAAAATATTAAAAAGTTAAATTATAAAGCACTAGCTAAAGAAATTGCTACAGTGCATCAACAAAATTCAGTTCCTGAGGATATAACTGTTGAAGAGTTAGTATCATATGGAAGAACTCCTCATAAAACATATTATAGGGGCAATGATGATGAAGATACAAAAATAGTGCAGTGGGCTATAGAAAAGACAGGTCTTGAAAGTTTAAGGAATAAGGCTGTTATGAGTATGTCTGGTGGGGAACGCCAGAGGGTATTTATAGCAATGGCGTTAGCACAAAAAAGTAAGGTGCTATTTTTAGATGAGCCAACTACATATTTAGATATTTATCATCAAATGGAAATATTAGAGTTAGTGAAAGAGTTAAATGAGGAATATAATTTAACGGTTGTTATGGTACTTCATGATATTAATCAGGCTATGAAATATAGCGATAACATAATTATTATGAAAAAAGGAAAGATTGTTGATTATGGTAAAGCAACCGAGGTAATTAATATGAAATTACTTAATGATGTTTATAATATTGGTGGTTTTATAGGGGAACATGAGGGTGAAAAATATTTTATTCCTTTAAAGTTATAG
- a CDS encoding cytochrome b/b6 domain-containing protein: MKKIYMKIVLDIIMVVILLSLTRIKITGMFWHEVLGIVILGIFIIHVCSNLKTFKAMHKGMTNKKLTGKAKFSHCLNGTLFLLALIAVITGILISYTILTNITIANRDIVAIVHRLSAGLLFIGVIVHIVLHRKHIKGKVKKAIGR; encoded by the coding sequence ATGAAGAAAATATATATGAAAATAGTTTTAGATATAATTATGGTAGTGATTTTATTAAGTTTAACTAGAATAAAGATAACAGGAATGTTTTGGCATGAAGTTTTAGGAATCGTTATTTTAGGTATATTTATTATTCATGTATGCAGTAACTTAAAAACTTTTAAGGCTATGCATAAAGGTATGACAAATAAAAAGCTTACTGGTAAAGCTAAATTTAGTCATTGCTTAAATGGAACATTATTTTTACTAGCTTTAATTGCTGTTATAACAGGAATTTTAATTTCATACACAATTCTAACTAATATAACTATCGCAAATAGAGATATTGTTGCTATAGTTCATAGATTATCAGCAGGTTTGCTATTTATTGGAGTTATAGTTCATATTGTTTTACATAGAAAGCATATTAAAGGTAAGGTTAAAAAAGCAATTGGAAGATAA
- a CDS encoding ABC transporter ATP-binding protein/permease: MMINKRLINLCSESKKYIALTIFVNWLAVICNILIILLVGQFINKMAAGQKLDLTDNGLINAMSQFNLVGNISLLIAVIAILVLLAIRYTCNILYAKFSNEASAGVRVKLRELIYKKLLRLGGGYSNVESTSSVVQVTVEGVEQLEIYFGKYLPQFFYSLLVPVTLFVFISFISLKAALVFILSVPLIPISIIAIMKIAKRILKDYWKSYSDLGGTFLENLQGLTTLKVFDIDEERHKKMNEEAEGFRKITMKVLSMQLNSITIMDLVAFGGAAAGTIMALFQFRSGELAIGSLIVVILLSSEFFIPLRLLGSYFHIAMNGMAASDRMFGILDAEEREKVTCSNNEINFDKVAVALENVQFSYDGERTVLKDINMNITEGGVVAIVGESGSGKSTIASLILNNYKVTKGRILLNNEDIEKVSLDDIYENIALVSTNSYIFNGTILDNLLMAKKDASDKEIKEALKKARLYDFVESLKDGLNTNVGEGGNNLSGGQKQRLALARVILANRKMIIFDEATSNIDVESEEAIWEAIYELSKDKTILVISHRLANVRDAKNIYVMNKGSLVENGTHEELYAKEGYYYDMINKQNQLEEIREAI, encoded by the coding sequence ATGATGATAAATAAAAGGTTGATAAACCTATGTAGTGAGTCAAAAAAATATATTGCTTTAACTATTTTTGTTAACTGGTTAGCAGTTATATGCAATATATTAATAATACTATTAGTTGGACAATTTATAAATAAAATGGCAGCGGGACAAAAATTAGATCTTACTGATAATGGTCTAATAAATGCTATGTCTCAATTTAATTTAGTAGGGAATATATCACTTTTAATAGCTGTTATAGCTATATTGGTTTTATTAGCAATAAGATACACATGTAATATTTTGTACGCTAAATTTTCTAATGAGGCGTCAGCTGGAGTTAGAGTTAAGTTAAGAGAGCTTATATATAAGAAGTTATTAAGACTTGGCGGAGGATATAGTAATGTTGAAAGTACATCTTCAGTAGTACAAGTTACTGTTGAGGGAGTAGAGCAATTAGAAATATATTTTGGTAAATATTTACCACAGTTTTTCTATTCACTTTTAGTACCGGTAACATTATTTGTATTTATTAGCTTTATTTCATTAAAAGCAGCATTAGTATTTATACTTTCAGTACCACTAATACCAATTTCTATTATTGCAATTATGAAGATAGCCAAGAGAATTTTAAAGGATTATTGGAAAAGCTATTCTGATCTTGGTGGGACATTTTTAGAAAATCTTCAAGGATTAACAACTCTTAAGGTTTTTGATATTGATGAGGAAAGACATAAAAAAATGAATGAAGAAGCTGAAGGGTTTAGAAAAATCACTATGAAGGTTCTTAGCATGCAGCTTAACTCTATAACTATAATGGATTTAGTAGCTTTTGGTGGAGCAGCTGCTGGAACAATAATGGCATTATTCCAATTCAGAAGCGGAGAATTAGCTATTGGTAGCTTAATTGTAGTAATATTACTTTCATCAGAATTCTTTATACCACTTAGACTTTTAGGTTCATACTTCCATATAGCTATGAATGGAATGGCGGCATCAGATAGAATGTTTGGAATTTTAGATGCTGAGGAAAGAGAAAAAGTTACTTGTAGTAATAATGAAATTAACTTTGATAAAGTAGCTGTAGCGTTGGAAAATGTTCAGTTTAGCTATGATGGTGAAAGAACAGTTCTAAAGGATATTAATATGAATATCACTGAAGGTGGAGTTGTGGCTATTGTAGGAGAAAGTGGTTCTGGTAAGAGTACTATAGCATCTTTAATTTTAAATAATTATAAAGTTACAAAAGGAAGAATATTATTAAATAATGAAGATATAGAAAAAGTATCTTTAGATGATATATATGAAAATATAGCATTAGTTTCTACTAATAGTTATATATTTAATGGAACTATATTGGACAACTTACTTATGGCTAAGAAGGATGCTAGCGATAAGGAAATAAAGGAAGCATTAAAGAAGGCTAGATTATACGATTTTGTGGAAAGTTTAAAGGATGGATTAAATACTAACGTTGGTGAAGGTGGTAATAATTTATCTGGTGGACAAAAACAAAGGCTAGCATTAGCTAGAGTTATTTTAGCTAATAGAAAGATGATAATTTTTGATGAGGCTACTTCAAACATAGATGTTGAAAGTGAAGAAGCTATTTGGGAAGCGATATATGAGCTTTCTAAGGATAAGACTATTTTAGTAATATCACATAGATTAGCAAATGTGAGAGACGCAAAAAATATTTATGTTATGAATAAGGGTTCATTAGTTGAAAATGGAACACATGAAGAGTTATATGCAAAAGAAGGATATTATTACGATATGATAAATAAACAAAATCAATTAGAAGAAATAAGGGAGGCTATATAA
- a CDS encoding amino acid ABC transporter ATP-binding/permease protein has product MKRRSGFQIMKRLIVELKPLAPIMLITITMGILGFLAAIAIASFGAIAIGAYIGDITFISFTGAMVVMAICALLRGFLRYGEQLSGHYIAFKILYILRDKIFAHLRKLAPAKLEGKEKGNLISLITSDIELLEVFYAHTIAPIAIAIGTNTIIAVILFLINPWFGVLSVIFYLIVGFVIPYASSALAKEAGVEYRNMFGISNNYILDSLRGLKEVLLFKNGDKRLEKINENSYKLNKSLDKIKEHEGIIRAITDLVIMIAILTFVVVGFVQYSKGDLSLTMTLVGIVVIASSFGPVVALSNLSNTLLQTFACAERLFALLDEKPQVEEVVNGEEISGEVIAYDNVTFAYPGRSEKVFDETSIDIRKGDKIALIGESGIGKSTFIKLIMRFWDVNKGNVNLDNINIKDVKTKSLRKVQTLVSQETYLFNESIEDNIKVGKLDATREEVIEAAKKASIHEFITTLPKGYETKVGELGGNVSSGEKQRIGLARAFLRDGEVLILDEPTSNLDTLNEGEILKSIKENCEDKTIILISHRKSTTAVCNKVYKLENKRLRLSEDIWVE; this is encoded by the coding sequence ATGAAAAGAAGATCAGGCTTCCAAATAATGAAGAGATTAATAGTAGAGTTAAAACCTCTTGCTCCTATTATGTTAATAACTATAACAATGGGGATATTAGGATTTTTAGCCGCTATAGCTATTGCTAGCTTTGGGGCTATAGCAATAGGTGCATATATAGGTGATATAACATTTATATCTTTTACTGGTGCTATGGTAGTTATGGCAATTTGTGCATTACTTAGAGGGTTCTTAAGATATGGTGAACAATTATCAGGTCATTATATAGCATTTAAAATTCTTTATATATTAAGAGATAAGATATTTGCTCATTTAAGAAAATTAGCGCCAGCTAAGTTAGAAGGTAAGGAAAAAGGAAATCTTATTTCATTAATTACATCTGATATTGAGCTTTTAGAAGTATTTTATGCTCACACTATAGCACCGATTGCTATAGCTATCGGAACAAATACAATAATAGCAGTAATATTATTTTTAATAAATCCATGGTTTGGAGTATTGTCAGTAATATTTTATTTAATAGTAGGTTTTGTTATACCTTATGCTTCTTCAGCATTAGCGAAAGAGGCTGGAGTAGAGTATAGAAATATGTTTGGTATAAGCAATAACTATATTCTTGATTCTTTAAGAGGGTTAAAGGAAGTATTATTATTTAAAAATGGCGATAAGAGATTAGAAAAAATAAATGAAAATTCTTATAAGTTAAATAAGAGTCTTGATAAAATCAAAGAACATGAAGGTATTATTAGAGCAATAACAGATTTAGTTATAATGATTGCTATTTTAACTTTTGTAGTAGTTGGATTTGTACAATATTCTAAAGGTGATCTTTCACTTACTATGACATTGGTAGGGATAGTAGTTATAGCATCATCTTTTGGTCCTGTTGTAGCTTTAAGTAATCTTTCTAATACACTACTACAAACTTTTGCTTGTGCAGAGAGATTATTTGCACTTTTAGATGAAAAGCCACAAGTAGAAGAGGTTGTAAATGGTGAGGAGATTTCTGGAGAAGTAATAGCATATGATAATGTAACTTTTGCTTATCCAGGTAGAAGTGAAAAAGTATTTGATGAAACATCTATAGATATAAGAAAAGGTGATAAAATTGCCTTAATTGGTGAAAGTGGTATAGGTAAAAGTACTTTTATCAAACTTATTATGAGATTTTGGGATGTAAATAAGGGGAATGTTAATTTAGATAATATTAATATTAAAGATGTAAAAACAAAATCTCTTAGAAAAGTACAAACTTTAGTTAGTCAAGAAACATATCTTTTTAATGAATCTATTGAAGATAATATCAAGGTTGGAAAGTTAGATGCAACTAGAGAGGAAGTTATAGAGGCAGCTAAGAAGGCATCTATACATGAGTTTATTACAACACTTCCAAAGGGATATGAAACTAAGGTAGGGGAACTAGGTGGTAATGTTTCTTCTGGAGAAAAGCAAAGAATAGGTTTAGCTAGAGCCTTTTTAAGAGATGGTGAGGTATTAATTTTAGATGAACCTACAAGTAATTTAGATACATTAAATGAAGGGGAAATCTTGAAATCTATTAAAGAAAATTGTGAGGATAAGACAATAATATTGATATCACATAGAAAGTCTACTACAGCAGTATGTAATAAGGTGTATAAGTTAGAAAATAAAAGGTTAAGGTTATCGGAGGATATATGGGTAGAATAG
- a CDS encoding nitrous oxide-stimulated promoter family protein produces the protein MGRIDREKKTIKLMIEIYCRKKHGHKKGELCEECSELLEYAHKRLSYCKFGENKSTCSRCPIHCYKKDMKIKVKDVMRFSGPRLIIYNPVELIKHALNK, from the coding sequence ATGGGTAGAATAGATAGGGAAAAGAAGACAATAAAACTGATGATAGAGATTTATTGTAGAAAAAAACATGGGCATAAAAAGGGAGAGTTATGTGAGGAATGTAGTGAACTTTTAGAGTATGCCCATAAGAGACTTAGCTACTGCAAGTTCGGGGAGAATAAATCCACTTGTTCAAGGTGTCCAATCCATTGCTATAAGAAAGATATGAAGATTAAAGTTAAGGATGTAATGAGATTTTCAGGTCCAAGACTTATAATTTATAATCCAGTGGAATTAATAAAACATGCATTAAATAAGTAA
- a CDS encoding YbaN family protein, with product MKRIKKFFYVTIGLIAFVLGSIGVVLPVLPTTPFLLLASVCFVKGSDRFNNWFVNTKIYKKHLETFVKERAMTLKQKITILAFADTMIAIPFIIVDNLMMRITLILVVLFKLYYFIFRIKTIDPNEVGAEG from the coding sequence ATGAAAAGAATAAAAAAGTTTTTTTATGTAACAATTGGATTAATAGCATTTGTATTAGGTTCTATAGGTGTAGTACTACCAGTATTACCAACGACACCATTTCTACTATTGGCATCAGTGTGCTTTGTTAAAGGATCAGACAGATTTAACAATTGGTTTGTGAATACTAAGATATATAAAAAGCATCTAGAAACGTTTGTTAAAGAGAGAGCAATGACATTGAAACAAAAGATAACAATACTAGCGTTTGCTGATACTATGATAGCAATACCATTTATTATTGTTGATAATTTAATGATGAGAATTACTTTAATTTTAGTAGTTTTATTTAAGTTGTATTACTTTATATTTAGAATAAAAACAATAGATCCTAATGAAGTCGGGGCAGAAGGATAA